The following proteins come from a genomic window of Nicotiana tomentosiformis chromosome 12, ASM39032v3, whole genome shotgun sequence:
- the LOC138903582 gene encoding putative RNA methyltransferase At5g10620, giving the protein MAVSPLAGFNNLSIPSGKQQTKFAGQSVRAIPIRVLTVGKKRSQGVQLIVDEYMKKLKHYCSVDDVRIKSNPRNARDVVAQIEHEDMAVMGHIRPDEWVVMLDERGHDVGSEQMASLIGDAGNKGASSLLFCIGGPYGHGRQLRERANISVKLSSLVLNHEIAVVVLIEQLYRAWTILKGQNYHH; this is encoded by the exons ATGGCAGTGTCACCTCTAGCCGGTTTCAACAACCTTTCAATTCCGTCAG GAAAGCAGCAGACCAAATTCGCTGGCCAATCAGTG AGAGCAATACCTATACGCGTATTGACGGTTGGAAAGAAGCGGTCACAAGGGGTGCAGCTAATAGTTGATGAGTATATGAAGAAGCTCAAGCATTATTGTAGTGTTGATGATGTACGGATTAAGTCTAATCCCAGAAATGCACG TGATGTAGTGGCTCAAATTGAACATGAGGACATGGCTGTTATGGGCCACATCAGGCCTGATGAATGG GTTGTAATGTTGGATGAGCGTGGTCATGATGTGGGATCTGAGCAGATGGCTTCTTTAATTGGAGATGCTGGAAACAAG GGAGCATCAAGCTTACTCTTTTGCATAGGTGGACCTTATGGACATGGAAGACAATTGCGGGAGAGAGCTAACATATCAGTCAAATTGTCATCTTTAGTCTTAAATCATGAGATTGCCGTGGTTGTACTGATAGAGCAACTTTACAG AGCGTGGACCATTCTTAAAGGACAGAATTACCATCACTAG